A single genomic interval of Cucumis sativus cultivar 9930 chromosome 5, Cucumber_9930_V3, whole genome shotgun sequence harbors:
- the LOC116403920 gene encoding uncharacterized protein LOC116403920 — protein MTSTYLEKLGRYSWYQSLSFRFCRLTYDVSLCFCVPMANATLRLSSGIMPPRGGVRRGGRRGRGRGAGGRGRGAGRNQPTEGQAEQRIPAAPVTHVEFDALSAHMEQRFTELMTAIARNQQAPAVPPAPVVPPVPAAPPAPAAPPAQGLAAQQPQILPNQLSAEAKHLRDFRKYDPQTFDGSLEDPTKAELWLSSVETIFNYMRCPEEHRVQCAAFLLRDRGIIWWRTTMRMLGGDVRQITWDQFKNCFYTKFFSANLRDAKSQEFLELKQGHMTVEEYDQEFDMLSRFAPELVGNEQARADRFVKGLRDEIRDFVRALKPTTQAEALRLAVDMSIGKDEIRPRSFDKGSSSGQKRKAEQRTVGVPQRNLRPGDPFRSFQQSSGGAGDTTREKPLCNTCGKRHLGRCLMGTRVCYKCKQEGHMADRCPLRSTGAGQSSQGERPPQRGTIFATNRSEAEKAGTVVTGTLPVLGHFALTLFDSGSSHLFHRFL, from the exons atgacctcgacttacctagaaaagttgggtcgttacagttggtatcagagcctaagttttaggttctgtagactgacttacgatgtaagtctatgtttttgtgttcCTATGGCTAACGCGACCCTTCGTCTCTCGTCAG GAATTATGCCGCCAAGGGGAGGTGTACGTAGAGGAGGTCGTAGAGGCCGAGGTAGAGGAGCAGGAGGCCGAGGTAGAGGAGCAGGTCGTAATCAGCCTACTGAGGGTCAAGCTGAACAGCGAATTCCTGCTGCACCCGTGACTCACGTCGAGTTTGATGCACTGTCTGCTCACATGGAGCAGAGGTTTACGGAACTTATGACGGCTATAGCTCGAAACCAGCAGGCACCTGCAGTTCCACCTGCACCTGTGGTTCCCCCTGTACCAGCAGCTCCACCTGCACCAGCAGCCCCTCCTGCACAAGGATTGGCTGCACAACAGCCGCAGATATTACCGAACCAACTTTCTGCTGAGGCGAAACATTTGAGGGACTTTAGGAAATATGACCCTCAGACGTTTGATGGGTCACTGGAGGATCCTACTAAAGCTGAGTTGTGGTTGTCCTCTGTGGAAACCATATTCAATTACATGAGATGTCCCGAGGAGCACAGAGTTCAGTGTGCTGCTTTTCTACTGAGGGACAGAGGCATTATCTGGTGGAGGACTACAATGCGCATGCTAGGTGGAGATGTGAGGCAGATTACCTGGGATCAGTTTAAAAACTGCTTCTATACCAAGTTTTTCTCGGCTAACCTTAGAGACGCCAAAAGCCAGGAATTCTTGGAGTTGAAGCAAGGACATATGACAGTCGAGGAGTACGACCAGGAGTTTGATATGCTGTCACGTTTTGCCCCTGAACTTGTTGGTAACGAGCAGGCTAGAGCTGATAGGTTCGTCAAGGGATTGAGAGATGAGATTAGGGACTTTGTGCGAGCACTAAAGCCCACTACCCAGGCTGAAGCGCTGCGTCTGGCAGTGGATATGAGCATTGGGAAGGATGAAATACGGCCAAGGAGCTTTGATAAGGGATCGTCGTCtggtcaaaagagaaaagcagAGCAGAGAACTGTGGGAGTTCCTCAGAGGAACTTGAGACCAGGCGATCCTTTTCGCAGTTTCCAGCAGAGTTCTGGCGGGGCAGGAGACACTACTCGAGAGAAGCCATTATGCAATACGTGTGGGAAACGTCACCTGGGTCGTTGTTTGATGGGAACGAGAGTCTGTTATAAGTGCAAGCAAGAGGGACACATGGCTGATAGGTGTCCCTTGAGATCTACTGGGGCTGGACAGAGCAGTCAGGGAGAGAGACCTCCACAGCGGGGTACAATCTTTGCCACTAATAGATCAGAGGCAGAGAAGGCCGGCACAGTGGTGACAGGTACATTACCAGTGTTAGGGCATTTTGCCTTGACCTTGTTTGACTCGGGATCttctcatttatttcatcGCTTTTTGTGA